A single Manduca sexta isolate Smith_Timp_Sample1 chromosome 11, JHU_Msex_v1.0, whole genome shotgun sequence DNA region contains:
- the LOC115452938 gene encoding G-protein coupled receptor moody, producing MNSSSIGLSEYQTDAELRKVELFVGYPDQLLKFVSVCCMLFIIIGVPGNLITVISLKRFKQVQNATAIFIINLSVADLLFCALVLPMVMFSYWTHSWVHGKVLCRLFPLFNYTLVIVSLYNIVAIAIIRYVIVCHPMKYHKIYTKRNIRIMLAALWIFSVGFISLPFFEIWGQMGLDPKAGSCTIIPDKNNGNPKKTIVSSSIIIAFVTIFLCYIRILMVVKKSALRIKSHNNTNTANVSSDESTDSSNNTDVSDIAETDAANEQPQMPQFTFQQGNEMKKKLLPTKKDKKLRTMVLVIMICLFVCYFPMTLTKMLYSHVDTYPVFNIISYILIYAAPCINPVLYVFMSKEFRQAYKSLFSINK from the exons atgaattcttcGTCAATTGGTTTGTCCGAATATCAAACAGATGCTGAGTTAAGAAAGGTTGAACTGTTCGTTGGATATCCCGATCAGTTATTGAAGTTTGTTTCTGTGTGCTGTatgctatttataataatcgGAGTGCCAGGGAACCTTATAACTGTTATATCACTCAAACGATTCAAGCAG GTTCAAAATGCAACAGCCATATTCATAATCAATTTGTCTGTGGCGGACCTTCTGTTCTGCGCGTTGGTCCTGCCCATGGTCATGTTTTCATACTGGACGCACTCCTGGGTGCATGGAAAGGTGTTGTGTCGGCTATTTCCATTATTTAACTACACATTAGTCATAGTGTCGTTATACAATATAGTCGCAATAGCAATCATCAGATACGTCATAGTGTGCCATCCGATGAAGTATCATAA aatatacaCTAAAAGAAATATCCGCATAATGCTGGCTGCTTTGTGGATCTTTTCTGTGGGCTTCATATCACTTCCATTCTTTGAGATATGGGGACAAATGGGCCTGGACCCAAAGGCCGGATCGTGTACCATTATACCAGACAAAAACAATGGCAACCCCAAAAAAACCATCGTATCGTCGTCAATTATCATAGCTTTCGTTACAATATTCCTGTGTTATATACGCATTTTAATGGTAGTAAAAAAATCTGCCTTGAGAATCAAAAGTCACAATAACACGAACACTGCAAACGTCAGCAGTGATGAATCTACCGACTCGTCTAATAACACAGATGTGTCAGACATTGCCGAAACTGATGCAGCAAACGAGCAGCCCCAAATGCCTCAGTTTACCTTCCAACAAGGAAATGAGATGAAGAAGAAACTATTACCGACGAAGAAAGACAAGAAACTACGCACAATGGTGCTCGTTATAATgatctgtttgtttgtttgttactttCCTATGACACTAACGAAGATGCTATACAGCCACGTAGATACATACccagtatttaatattataagttatattttgatatacgCCGCCCCTTGTATCAACCCTGTGTTGTATGTATTCATGTCAAAAGAGTTCAGACAAGCTTATAAATCTCTGTTtagcataaataaatag